The following coding sequences are from one Nicotiana tabacum cultivar K326 chromosome 1, ASM71507v2, whole genome shotgun sequence window:
- the LOC107818136 gene encoding mitogen-activated protein kinase kinase 6-like isoform X1 — MKTTKPLKELKLSVPAQDTPISSFLTASGTFHDGDLLLNQKGLRLISEENESPASETKEIDLQFSLEDLETIKVIGKGSGGVVQLVRHKWVGTLFALKVIQMTIQEDIRKQIVQELKINQASQCSHVVVCYHSFYHNGAISLVLEYMDRGSLADVIRQLKTILEPYLAVVCKQVLQGLVYLHNERHVIHRDIKPSNLLVNHKGEVKITDFGVSAMLASSMGQRDTFVGTYNYMAPERISGSTYDYKSDIWSLGMVILECAIGRFPYIQSEDQQAWPSFYELLEAIVSSPPPSAPADQFSPEFCSFVSACIQKDPRDRSSALDLLSHPFIKKFEDKDIDFGILVSSLEPPVNFPR; from the exons ATGAAGACGACGAAGCCATTGAAGGAACTTAAGCTCTCTGTACCTGCTCAAGATACCCCTATCTCTAGCTTCTT GACAGCTAGTGGAACCTTTCACGACGGCGATTTACTTTTGAACCAGAAAGGACTGAGATTGATCTCTGAAGAGAATGAATCTCCG GCCTCAGAAACTAAGGAGATAGATCTTCAGTTCTCATTGGAAGATCTTGAAACCATCAAAGTCATCGGGAAGGGAAGTGGTGGTGTTGTTCAACTTGTTCGCCATAAATGGGTTGGAACATTGTTTGCTTTGAAG GTTATCCAGATGACTATACAGGAAGATATTCGTAAGCAGATAGTGCAAGAACTGAAAATAAATCAAGCATCACAATGTTCACATGTTGTTGTATGCTACCACTCTTTCTATCACAATGGAGCTATTTCTCTGGTTCTTGAGTATATGGACCGTGGGTCTTTAGCTGACGTAATCAGGCAACTTAAGACTATTCTTGAACCATATCTCGCAGTTGTTTGCAAGCAG GTTTTACAAGGTCTTGTCTACTTGCATAACGAAAGACATGTTATCCACAGAGACATAAAGCCATCAAACTTGTTAGTGAACCACAAAGGAGAAGTTAAAATTACTGATTTTGGTGTAAGTGCAATGCTAGCCAGCTCTATGGGTCAAAGAGATACATTTGTTGGGACTTACAATTACATGGCA CCTGAAAGGATAAGTGGAAGTACCTATGACTACAAGAGTGATATCTGGAGCTTGGGCATGGTCATCCTTGAATGTGCTATTGGACGTTTTCCATACATACAGTCGGAGGACCAGCAAGCATGGCCGAGCTTTTATGAGCTTCTGGAGGCTATTGTTAGCAGTCCACCACCGTCTGCTCCAGCAGATCAATTTTCCCCAGAATTCTGTTCATTTGTTTCTGCTTG CATACAAAAGGACCCAAGGGATAGATCTTCAGCTTTGGACCTTTTG AGCCACCCTTTCATTAAGAAGTTTGAAGACAAAGACATAGATTTCGGCATACTTGTGAGTAGCCTGGAACCTCCTGTAAATTTTCCAAGATAA